In a single window of the Vitis vinifera cultivar Pinot Noir 40024 chromosome 6, ASM3070453v1 genome:
- the LOC100243375 gene encoding uncharacterized protein LOC100243375 isoform X2, translated as MAVKVEKSDWERKKKRKSLHNERKLFNDEKGKVMRGGIGSSTVVNLEEPDCGRERTGNKRKLLVGEEVEVRSVEEGLLGSWHSGTIIGCDYLVRNVKYSEILDDRMGERFLESVSVSGAIEGTSVVDTDQCNHRGRIRPLPPQCDFGKWNLHYGLCVDVFFREAWWEGVIFDHEDGLENRKVFFPDLGDELTVGVDNIRITQDWNEGTATWERRRNWLFLELIEEYEQDWPLNVSLKQIWYDVREKKGFEKVKEWTCPSNALWRELVREAIADNFRITLNKICSMLKPEVLANCHAVEPIRGISPLDGSMMMTNNDANATNSGDYSIGLVDKLVENGGLATRFQYTDPKCSSNQHVQEKHEVDGVIPFVENSGLDMPYRDKEMSVQPQPLLVIPSKPNKLENFTFDCKSEGYSNNPSANRKNDWRRVDTDILHGAESCFDAIIEYALISSGKRKPPNSLTENVRKHLSYLGWKIEFMNKDFPRFRYTSPEGKTYLSLRQVCQDLRRPDAGIDSPISQDDQRSLLSPYDDLAFPLVKLQVNDLSSQLIEKSQVSKGKWTVPSHDDRVDIDHEYCPQAVVNYYFLGLDKKEHHSRKDDIRSLNLKSKAKKHLSFMGWTFWYAYRRGKREMRYFSPKGKCYYSLRTACKGCMDEGGASEGTSTTWNPVKTMNVSEVALGQELSSALIDMRMQNSLIEQNVPSAKWPIKSSSISQLKSKEISAVTKKRHDGLHGVTSNSLQSWTQSTGKDGFGIGLVGDRELRHPKDKNVCFSKLKNGKGSKALMRLNGLDGTRVLRSRKRARQVLIPGSSNNPRTILSWLIDNNVVLPRAKVHYSSRRDHHPMADGRITRDGIKCSCCQEVFSLSRFEAHAGSSYHRSAANIFLEDGRSLLECQMQIIRDITGKGFTKESFSRKKSNERHHENDHICSVCHYGGDLVLCDHCPSSFHKSCLGLKTLPEGDWFCPSCCCGICGENKFDGGSEQDNVVFSCYQCERQYHVGCLRKWGHVKLASYPNGTWFCSKQCKKIFLGLQKLLGKSFPVGVDNLTWTLLKPIRSKGLEIDLPDIEALTEVYSKLNIALGVMHECFEPVKEPHTRRDVVEDVIFCRGSDLNRLNFQGFYTVLLERNDELISVATVRVYGEKVAEVPLIGTRFQYRRLGMCHILMNELEKKLMELGVERLVLPAVPSVLNTWTTSFGFSKMTDSERLRFLDYSFLDFQDTVMCQKLLMKIPLAKSNQSTGAWSKHIIDFNKRGAISEALKSEQVEAEIVAPGPSDTSSKGGDGSNSLPATQQTDPEHKLGLNENNLECLLKDDNHKGRDIGNGYFKCYKRRRILSASGS; from the exons ATGGCGGTTAAAGTTGAAAAATCGGATTGGGAGAGGAAGAAGAAGCGGAAGAGTTTACACAACGAACGAAAGCTTTTTAATGATGAGAAAGGCAAGGTAATGCGGGGTGGTATTGGGTCTTCAACGGTGGTGAACCTTGAAGAACCGGATTGTGGGAGGGAGAGGACGGGCAACAAGAGAAAGCTTCTTGTTGGCGAAGAAGTTGAG GTAAGGAGTGTGGAAGAAGGGCTTCTGGGCTCGTGGCATTCAGGAACTATCATTGGTTGTGATTATTTAGTTCGGAACGTGAAATATAGTGAGATATTGGATGATCGGATGGGAGAAAGATTCTTAGAGTCTGTGAGTGTTTCTGGTGCTATTGAGGGAACAAGTGTTGTTGATACCGACCAGTGTAATCATCGTGGTAGGATAAGGCCATTGCCACCACAATGTGACTTTGGGAAATGGAACCTTCATTATGGACTATGTGTGGATGTGTTTTTTAGGGAGGCTTGGTGGGAAGGTGTGATTTTTGACCATGAAGATGGTTTGGAGAACAGGAAAGTTTTTTTCCCAGATTTGGGTGATGAATTGACAGTTGGAGTTGATAACATTAGGATTACTCAGGACTGGAACGAGGGTACAGCAACTTGGGAGCGACGACGGAATTGGTTGTTTCTTGAGTTGATTGAGGAATATGAACAGGATTGGCCCCTTAATGTCTCACTGAAGCAGATTTGGTATGATGTGAGGGAAAAAAAGGGGTTTGAGAAAGTTAAGGAGTGGACTTGTCCATCAAATGCTCTATGGAGAGAGTTGGTTCGGGAGGCCATTGCTGACAATTTCAGGATAACTCTAAATAAAATCTGTTCTATGTTGAAGCCTGAAGTGTTGGCTAACTGTCATGCGGTGGAACCAATACGGGGTATTAGCCCATTGGATGGTAGTATGATGATGACTAACAATGATGCTAATGCAACAAATTCAGGGGATTATAGTATTGGACTCGTTGATAAATTGGTTGAAAATGGTGGCTTGGCTACTAGGTTCCAGTATACTGATCCAAAATGTAGTAGCAATCAACATGTCCAGGAGAAGCATGAGGTGGATGGTGTGATTCCTTTTGTGGAGAATAGTGGGTTGGATATGCCCTATCGTGATAAAGAGATGTCTGTTCAACCTCAGCCTTTGTTGGTTATACCTTCTAAACCAAATAAATTGGAGAATTTCACTTTTGATTGCAAAAGTGAAGGATATTCTAATAACCCTTCAGCTAATAGGAAGAATGATTGGAGACGTGTTGATACTGACATACTTCACGGAGCCGAGTCCTGCTTTGATGCAATTATTGAATACGCACTTATTTCTTCTGGGAAGAGGAAACCTCCAAATTCATTAACAGAAAATGTCAGGAAGCACCTTTCATATCTGGGCTGGAAAATTGAGTTTATGAACAAAGATTTTCCTAGATTTCGTTACACCTCCCCTGAAGGGAAGACTTACCTATCTCTTCGACAGGTCTGTCAAGATTTGCGGCGACCTGATGCGGGAATTGATTCTCCAATTTCCCAAGATGACCAGAGAAGTTTGCTTAGTCCATATGATGACCTGGCATTTCCACTCGTTAAATTGCAAGTGAATGATCTGTCAAGTCAGCTTATTGAAAAATCACAAGTGAGTAAGGGAAAATGGACAGTGCCTAGTCATGATGACAGAGTTGATATTGATCATGAATATTGCCCTCAAGCTGTAGTCAACTACTATTTTCTTGGGTTAGACAAGAAAGAACACCATAGCAGGAAGGATGACATTCGgagtttgaatttaaaatctaaagcAAAGAAGCACCTCTCATTCATGGGTTGGACATTTTGGTATGCATATAGGAGAGGGAAGCGTGAAATGCGCTACTTCTCACCAAAAGGAAAGTGTTATTATTCTCTTCGTACAGCCTGCAAGGGCTGTATGGATGAAGGTGGAGCTTCTGAAGGTACTTCTACCACTTGGAACCCTGTGAAAACCATGAATGTTAGTGAGGTAGCTTTGGGCCAAGAATTATCTTCTGCCTTGATTGATATGAGAATGCAGAACAGTTTGATAGAACAAAATGTACCATCTGCAAAGTGGCCAATAAAGTCTTCCAGCATATCACAGTTGAAAAGCAAAGAGATTAGTGCAGTTACAAAGAAGAGACATGATGGACTACATGGTGTTACCTCTAATTCGCTTCAATCTTGGACACAATCCACTGGAAAAGATGGATTTGGAATTGGATTAGTAGGTGACAGAGAGTTGAGGCACCCAAAGGACAAAAATGTCTGCTTCTCAAAGTTGAAGAATGGAAAGGGATCTAAAGCTTTGATGAGACTAAATGGTCTAGATGGTACCCGTGTTCTGCGATCTAGAAAAAGAGCACGTCAGGTACTGATTCCTGGTTCATCAAACAACCCAAGGACTATACTTTCTTGGTTGATAGACAACAATGTGGTGCTGCCAAGGGCAAAAGTACACTACAGTAGTCGAAGGGATCATCATCCAATGGCAGACGGGCGGATAACTCGTGATGGGATCAAATGCAGTTGTTGCCAAGAAGTGTTTAGTCTTAGCAGGTTTGAAGCTCATGCTGGCAGCTCTTATCACAGGTCAGCTGCCAATATTTTCTTGGAAGATGGAAGGTCTCTGTTAGAATGCCAAATGCAAATAATACGTGATATTACTGGGAAAGGCTTCACAAAAGAATCGTTTAGTAGGAAGAAGAGCAATGAACGTCACCATGAGAATGACCACATTTGTTCTGTTTGTCACTATGGTGGTGATTTAGTCCTATGTGACCATTGTCCATCCTCATTCCATAAGAGTTGCCTTGGTTTGAAG ACACTTCCTGAGGGTGACTGGTTTTGCCCATCCTGTTGTTGTGGAATTTGTGGTGAAAACAAATTTGATGGAGGCAGTGAACAGGATAATGTTGTTTTCAGTTGTTATCAATGCGAACGTCAAT ATCATGTAGGTTGCCTAAGGAAATGGGGGCATGTTAAGTTGGCAAGTTATCCTAATGGAACTTGGTTTTGCAGTAAACAGTGTAAAAAG ATATTTTTGGGCCTTCAGAAGCTTTTAGGGAAATCATTTCCAGTAGGTGTGGATAATTTAACCTGGACCTTGCTGAAACCCATTCGAAGTAAAGGTCTTGAGATTGATTTACCTGATATTGAGGCCTTGACAGAAGTTTACAGCAAGCTCAATATTGCTCTTGGTGTCATGCATGAATGTTTTGAGCCCGTTAAAGAACCTCATACAAGGAGAGATGTTGTTGAAGATGTTATTTTCTGTAGAGG GTCAGATCTCAACCGTTTGAACTTCCAAGGATTCTATACAGTGCTCTTGGAGAGAAATGATGAGCTGATTAGTGTGGCTACTGTAAG GGTATATGGAGAAAAGGTGGCAGAAGTGCCACTTATTGGTACTCGATTTCAATATCGTCGACTAGGAATGTGTCACATTTTGATGAATGAACTTGAAAAG AAACTCATGGAATTAGGAGTGGAGAGGTTGGTGTTGCCAGCTGTTCCTAGTGTGCTAAACACATGGActacttcatttggtttttcaaaGATGACGGATTCTGAAAGACTAAGGTTTTTGGATTACAGTTTCCTGGATTTCCAGGACACGGTAATGTGCCAGAAACTCTTGATGAAGATCCCTTTAGCAAAATCAAACCAATCGACTG GAGCTTGGTCAAAGCATATTATTGATTTCAATAAGCGTGGTGCCATCTCTGAAGCTCTTAAATCAGAACAAGTTGAAGCTGAAATTGTTGCCCCAGGACCATCGGA TACTTCAAGCAAAGGCGGTGATGGTAGCAATAGCCTGCCTGCAACCCAACAGACTGATCCTGAACATAAACTGGGCctcaatgaaaataatttagagtGCTTGCTCAAAGATGACAATCATAAGGGCAGAGACATTGGCAATGGATATTTCAAGTGCTACAAGCGAAGGAGAATACTATCAGCCAGTGGGAGCTGA
- the LOC100243375 gene encoding uncharacterized protein LOC100243375 isoform X1, giving the protein MAVKVEKSDWERKKKRKSLHNERKLFNDEKGKVMRGGIGSSTVVNLEEPDCGRERTGNKRKLLVGEEVEVRSVEEGLLGSWHSGTIIGCDYLVRNVKYSEILDDRMGERFLESVSVSGAIEGTSVVDTDQCNHRGRIRPLPPQCDFGKWNLHYGLCVDVFFREAWWEGVIFDHEDGLENRKVFFPDLGDELTVGVDNIRITQDWNEGTATWERRRNWLFLELIEEYEQDWPLNVSLKQIWYDVREKKGFEKVKEWTCPSNALWRELVREAIADNFRITLNKICSMLKPEVLANCHAVEPIRGISPLDGSMMMTNNDANATNSGDYSIGLVDKLVENGGLATRFQYTDPKCSSNQHVQEKHEVDGVIPFVENSGLDMPYRDKEMSVQPQPLLVIPSKPNKLENFTFDCKSEGYSNNPSANRKNDWRRVDTDILHGAESCFDAIIEYALISSGKRKPPNSLTENVRKHLSYLGWKIEFMNKDFPRFRYTSPEGKTYLSLRQVCQDLRRPDAGIDSPISQDDQRSLLSPYDDLAFPLVKLQVNDLSSQLIEKSQVSKGKWTVPSHDDRVDIDHEYCPQAVVNYYFLGLDKKEHHSRKDDIRSLNLKSKAKKHLSFMGWTFWYAYRRGKREMRYFSPKGKCYYSLRTACKGCMDEGGASEGTSTTWNPVKTMNVSEVALGQELSSALIDMRMQNSLIEQNVPSAKWPIKSSSISQLKSKEISAVTKKRHDGLHGVTSNSLQSWTQSTGKDGFGIGLVGDRELRHPKDKNVCFSKLKNGKGSKALMRLNGLDGTRVLRSRKRARQVLIPGSSNNPRTILSWLIDNNVVLPRAKVHYSSRRDHHPMADGRITRDGIKCSCCQEVFSLSRFEAHAGSSYHRSAANIFLEDGRSLLECQMQIIRDITGKGFTKESFSRKKSNERHHENDHICSVCHYGGDLVLCDHCPSSFHKSCLGLKTLPEGDWFCPSCCCGICGENKFDGGSEQDNVVFSCYQCERQYHVGCLRKWGHVKLASYPNGTWFCSKQCKKIFLGLQKLLGKSFPVGVDNLTWTLLKPIRSKGLEIDLPDIEALTEVYSKLNIALGVMHECFEPVKEPHTRRDVVEDVIFCRGSDLNRLNFQGFYTVLLERNDELISVATVRVYGEKVAEVPLIGTRFQYRRLGMCHILMNELEKKLMELGVERLVLPAVPSVLNTWTTSFGFSKMTDSERLRFLDYSFLDFQDTVMCQKLLMKIPLAKSNQSTGAWSKHIIDFNKRGAISEALKSEQVEAEIVAPGPSDSTSSKGGDGSNSLPATQQTDPEHKLGLNENNLECLLKDDNHKGRDIGNGYFKCYKRRRILSASGS; this is encoded by the exons ATGGCGGTTAAAGTTGAAAAATCGGATTGGGAGAGGAAGAAGAAGCGGAAGAGTTTACACAACGAACGAAAGCTTTTTAATGATGAGAAAGGCAAGGTAATGCGGGGTGGTATTGGGTCTTCAACGGTGGTGAACCTTGAAGAACCGGATTGTGGGAGGGAGAGGACGGGCAACAAGAGAAAGCTTCTTGTTGGCGAAGAAGTTGAG GTAAGGAGTGTGGAAGAAGGGCTTCTGGGCTCGTGGCATTCAGGAACTATCATTGGTTGTGATTATTTAGTTCGGAACGTGAAATATAGTGAGATATTGGATGATCGGATGGGAGAAAGATTCTTAGAGTCTGTGAGTGTTTCTGGTGCTATTGAGGGAACAAGTGTTGTTGATACCGACCAGTGTAATCATCGTGGTAGGATAAGGCCATTGCCACCACAATGTGACTTTGGGAAATGGAACCTTCATTATGGACTATGTGTGGATGTGTTTTTTAGGGAGGCTTGGTGGGAAGGTGTGATTTTTGACCATGAAGATGGTTTGGAGAACAGGAAAGTTTTTTTCCCAGATTTGGGTGATGAATTGACAGTTGGAGTTGATAACATTAGGATTACTCAGGACTGGAACGAGGGTACAGCAACTTGGGAGCGACGACGGAATTGGTTGTTTCTTGAGTTGATTGAGGAATATGAACAGGATTGGCCCCTTAATGTCTCACTGAAGCAGATTTGGTATGATGTGAGGGAAAAAAAGGGGTTTGAGAAAGTTAAGGAGTGGACTTGTCCATCAAATGCTCTATGGAGAGAGTTGGTTCGGGAGGCCATTGCTGACAATTTCAGGATAACTCTAAATAAAATCTGTTCTATGTTGAAGCCTGAAGTGTTGGCTAACTGTCATGCGGTGGAACCAATACGGGGTATTAGCCCATTGGATGGTAGTATGATGATGACTAACAATGATGCTAATGCAACAAATTCAGGGGATTATAGTATTGGACTCGTTGATAAATTGGTTGAAAATGGTGGCTTGGCTACTAGGTTCCAGTATACTGATCCAAAATGTAGTAGCAATCAACATGTCCAGGAGAAGCATGAGGTGGATGGTGTGATTCCTTTTGTGGAGAATAGTGGGTTGGATATGCCCTATCGTGATAAAGAGATGTCTGTTCAACCTCAGCCTTTGTTGGTTATACCTTCTAAACCAAATAAATTGGAGAATTTCACTTTTGATTGCAAAAGTGAAGGATATTCTAATAACCCTTCAGCTAATAGGAAGAATGATTGGAGACGTGTTGATACTGACATACTTCACGGAGCCGAGTCCTGCTTTGATGCAATTATTGAATACGCACTTATTTCTTCTGGGAAGAGGAAACCTCCAAATTCATTAACAGAAAATGTCAGGAAGCACCTTTCATATCTGGGCTGGAAAATTGAGTTTATGAACAAAGATTTTCCTAGATTTCGTTACACCTCCCCTGAAGGGAAGACTTACCTATCTCTTCGACAGGTCTGTCAAGATTTGCGGCGACCTGATGCGGGAATTGATTCTCCAATTTCCCAAGATGACCAGAGAAGTTTGCTTAGTCCATATGATGACCTGGCATTTCCACTCGTTAAATTGCAAGTGAATGATCTGTCAAGTCAGCTTATTGAAAAATCACAAGTGAGTAAGGGAAAATGGACAGTGCCTAGTCATGATGACAGAGTTGATATTGATCATGAATATTGCCCTCAAGCTGTAGTCAACTACTATTTTCTTGGGTTAGACAAGAAAGAACACCATAGCAGGAAGGATGACATTCGgagtttgaatttaaaatctaaagcAAAGAAGCACCTCTCATTCATGGGTTGGACATTTTGGTATGCATATAGGAGAGGGAAGCGTGAAATGCGCTACTTCTCACCAAAAGGAAAGTGTTATTATTCTCTTCGTACAGCCTGCAAGGGCTGTATGGATGAAGGTGGAGCTTCTGAAGGTACTTCTACCACTTGGAACCCTGTGAAAACCATGAATGTTAGTGAGGTAGCTTTGGGCCAAGAATTATCTTCTGCCTTGATTGATATGAGAATGCAGAACAGTTTGATAGAACAAAATGTACCATCTGCAAAGTGGCCAATAAAGTCTTCCAGCATATCACAGTTGAAAAGCAAAGAGATTAGTGCAGTTACAAAGAAGAGACATGATGGACTACATGGTGTTACCTCTAATTCGCTTCAATCTTGGACACAATCCACTGGAAAAGATGGATTTGGAATTGGATTAGTAGGTGACAGAGAGTTGAGGCACCCAAAGGACAAAAATGTCTGCTTCTCAAAGTTGAAGAATGGAAAGGGATCTAAAGCTTTGATGAGACTAAATGGTCTAGATGGTACCCGTGTTCTGCGATCTAGAAAAAGAGCACGTCAGGTACTGATTCCTGGTTCATCAAACAACCCAAGGACTATACTTTCTTGGTTGATAGACAACAATGTGGTGCTGCCAAGGGCAAAAGTACACTACAGTAGTCGAAGGGATCATCATCCAATGGCAGACGGGCGGATAACTCGTGATGGGATCAAATGCAGTTGTTGCCAAGAAGTGTTTAGTCTTAGCAGGTTTGAAGCTCATGCTGGCAGCTCTTATCACAGGTCAGCTGCCAATATTTTCTTGGAAGATGGAAGGTCTCTGTTAGAATGCCAAATGCAAATAATACGTGATATTACTGGGAAAGGCTTCACAAAAGAATCGTTTAGTAGGAAGAAGAGCAATGAACGTCACCATGAGAATGACCACATTTGTTCTGTTTGTCACTATGGTGGTGATTTAGTCCTATGTGACCATTGTCCATCCTCATTCCATAAGAGTTGCCTTGGTTTGAAG ACACTTCCTGAGGGTGACTGGTTTTGCCCATCCTGTTGTTGTGGAATTTGTGGTGAAAACAAATTTGATGGAGGCAGTGAACAGGATAATGTTGTTTTCAGTTGTTATCAATGCGAACGTCAAT ATCATGTAGGTTGCCTAAGGAAATGGGGGCATGTTAAGTTGGCAAGTTATCCTAATGGAACTTGGTTTTGCAGTAAACAGTGTAAAAAG ATATTTTTGGGCCTTCAGAAGCTTTTAGGGAAATCATTTCCAGTAGGTGTGGATAATTTAACCTGGACCTTGCTGAAACCCATTCGAAGTAAAGGTCTTGAGATTGATTTACCTGATATTGAGGCCTTGACAGAAGTTTACAGCAAGCTCAATATTGCTCTTGGTGTCATGCATGAATGTTTTGAGCCCGTTAAAGAACCTCATACAAGGAGAGATGTTGTTGAAGATGTTATTTTCTGTAGAGG GTCAGATCTCAACCGTTTGAACTTCCAAGGATTCTATACAGTGCTCTTGGAGAGAAATGATGAGCTGATTAGTGTGGCTACTGTAAG GGTATATGGAGAAAAGGTGGCAGAAGTGCCACTTATTGGTACTCGATTTCAATATCGTCGACTAGGAATGTGTCACATTTTGATGAATGAACTTGAAAAG AAACTCATGGAATTAGGAGTGGAGAGGTTGGTGTTGCCAGCTGTTCCTAGTGTGCTAAACACATGGActacttcatttggtttttcaaaGATGACGGATTCTGAAAGACTAAGGTTTTTGGATTACAGTTTCCTGGATTTCCAGGACACGGTAATGTGCCAGAAACTCTTGATGAAGATCCCTTTAGCAAAATCAAACCAATCGACTG GAGCTTGGTCAAAGCATATTATTGATTTCAATAAGCGTGGTGCCATCTCTGAAGCTCTTAAATCAGAACAAGTTGAAGCTGAAATTGTTGCCCCAGGACCATCGGA CAGTACTTCAAGCAAAGGCGGTGATGGTAGCAATAGCCTGCCTGCAACCCAACAGACTGATCCTGAACATAAACTGGGCctcaatgaaaataatttagagtGCTTGCTCAAAGATGACAATCATAAGGGCAGAGACATTGGCAATGGATATTTCAAGTGCTACAAGCGAAGGAGAATACTATCAGCCAGTGGGAGCTGA